CTGCGACAACTGTAAGTGTACGTGCAGCTCGGTAAACATGTCTGTCTGCTGTAGCTGGGACTACTCGAAGAACCCCGCCGAGTGTCAGGGATACAAGCAAGAACCGGATTGTTACTGCAACGACGGCTGGTAACAATCCGGGTCCGAGGTCCCGTCCTCGACAGACGAACTGCTGAAACGCGGCGATACAATTTTTTTCGGGAACTGGGATTTCGACCCGAGACTGCTGACGGGTCCCATCGGCTGCAAATCATGTCGCTAGTAATTAATAATAGGAAGTGATTTATCCCGAAATATTTTTACAGCTTCGTTGAAACTTTCGACACGCCGCCATGAACGATAGCAACGAAGACGTGACGGCAGAGCCGGGAATCAATCGACGACGTGTCCTCCGCTCTATCGGCGCGACGGGCGCCACAGCGGCAGGGATGAGCGGTATCGCCTCCGCCGGATCTCGCGAGGAGTTCAGCGAATCGGAGGTCGAAGCCGTTCGAGCGGAGTATCGGGACCGATCGTCCGTTGTCGCCGCCCTCGCCGACGAGACGGCACTCCTCGAAACCCTGGCCGACGCCGACACCATCGACGAACCGTCCGCCGAAGCGGTCGGTATCGAGTCGGTGGGGTCCCCGGAATCGGCCACCGACATGAACGTCACCGTCCAGCCTACCGAAGACTCCGGCGACGTGACACCGGAGATCGTCGTCGACGGCGACATCGACGGGACGACGGTCCAGATCCAGTTCGAACCGGAAGGGTCCGGAGCTCTCGCCGTCGTGAAGTCAGACGACTCGTCCGGCTACGATCAGGTGTACTCCGCCGCGGACGCCGGCTGTGGGAGCGACTGTGACGACTGTAACTGCACCTGCGTCTACAACAACTTCTCGACGCTGTGCGACGGGACGTACCGGCAGATCGCCGAGTGTCACTGTAACGACGGCTGGTGAGCCGTCGATCGGGTGCCCGTGACGCCTCGGTGACGGATCCAGTCTGGTGACCGGTCGGTCCGGGCCGGTCCACCAGCGGTCGTAGAGATCGAGAATTAGCAGATTTAAAATATGTAGGTCTGTAGTGTGCTTAAGAAAGTATTAAATATATACCGTTTCAAACCACTGTCGGAGTTTGCCAATGTCACGAAGCACCGAACGAGACGGTTTCAATCGGCGTAGCGTGCTCAAATCCGTCGCGGCAGGGACTGCAGCTACCGTCGGGGCCAGCGGGGTCGCGAGCGCGTCGTCCTCCGGTAGCTCGATCAGTCTCGCGACGAAGCGCGATATCACGGCCGGGTACAGGGACATCGACACCGTCCGCCAGCAGTTCCGGGCCCACAGAGACCTCCTGGAAGCCGCAGTCGAGGCTGGACACGTGGACGAGGCGTCGTTCGATATCTTTGACATCGAGGTCGACGGGATGACCTCGGAGCGAGGCGACGGCCTCGGCTTCAACGCGCGCGAAGTCGACGGAGAAGTGATCCCCGAGATCCGCGTGCTCCACCGGACCGACGAGGGCGAAGTGATGTTCGGTATCCGACCGACGGAGGACGCCGGCTACGTGAACTACTTCCCCGCCGGGGAGGAAAACACGGTCGAACGCGTCTACGAGAGGAACTGGAGTTACAACTCGGCCGACTGCTGCGCTACCTGTATGACGTGTGGCGGCAACTGCAACGACAACGAGTCGTGCGAGACCCTGACGTCCTCCTGTTGTTGCTGGGCGACGTGTAAGAATATGACGTGCGCCGGCTACCGCTGCGTCTGTGAGAGCGACTGCGGCTGGCTGTAGGCGACTGTTCGCCGTGAGCGGGCCCGCATGAGCGGCTGCCGTCCGCTGCGGCGAACGCCACTCCGCCCCGCGTTCGTCGGACCTGTCACACGCTCGTCGGGCCGCATTATCGAGCGACGACTTGCGTGTCGTCTCTGCGACCGAATAGTCAACATTTCAATGATATAGAAAAATTAATATTTGGTCAGTATCCATTTCGTGGTGATGCTCGAACAACTCAAACAGAAAGAGTATACGGGGTCAAACAGGTGTCTCCCCTGCACCGTGGTCAACACTGTTATCGCGCTCGTCGTCGGTGCAGTGATCGGGAGGTCCTCGAAACGAGCGGGCGCGGTGGCCATCGTCGTCTCGGGTGTGCTCATCTATCTGCGCGGCTATCTGGTCCCGGGGACCCCGACACTGACGAAGGAGTACATGCCCGAGTGGGCGCTCGAATTGTTCGGCAAGGAACCGCCGACGACGGGCGGAATCGAAGTCGACAGGGACGAGGAGGAGGCGGAGTTCGAGCTGGACGCGGAGCAGTTCCTCCACGGTGTCGACGCCATCGAACCGTGCCCGGACGCGGACGACGACTGCCTCGTCGACGAGTTCGGCAGACGCTGGCACAGCGAGATGGAGTCGTTGCAGGGCCGAGAAGGCCTGAAACCGGTCGTGAGCGACCGGTTCGACCTGGACGAGTCGGAGTTCGAGATAGAACCCCACGACGACGCCCGGTTGCTGATCGTCGAGGGCGACCACGTCGCGAAGTGGCCGTCAGAAGCGGCACTGATCGTGGATCTGGCAAGTGCGGGAATTCTCGCCGAGCGGTCGGATCGCTGGGACGACCTCGGAACCGTCCAGCGCGGGCAGGTCCTGCGAGGCCTGCGGATCTTCCTCGACACGTGTCCGACCTCGGACGAGCCGGTGACGATGGGCGAGGAGACGGTCGAATCCTGTTGCAGCACGCGCGACGTGGTCGCGGTCACCTGTGCGGAGAGCGGCGCGCGCCTGTTCGAACAGCCGATCGCCGACTGAGGCGGTCCGACGGCGCGAGCGCGGTCCGGCCGGTCACCGCGGGATCGAACGGAAACCATATCTTCCCGGTCACCCTCACCGGAGGCATGCGCGTCTCCGTCGTGCTCTGCGAGCACACGATGGACCGCTACGACGCGGTCACCGAGGCCGCTCGTAGCGTCCTCGACCAGACGTACGACGACGTGGAACTCGTCTTCGTCAGCGACGGCAACCCCGAGGTCTACGAGCGATTCGAGGCCGACTTCGGCGACCGCGAGGACGTCGTCACCCGGTGCAACGACGGGAACCGCGGCCTGCTCGTCAGTCGCAACAACGGCGCCGAGGCCGCCAGCGGCGACGTGGTCGCCTTCCTCGACGACGACGCGGTCGCCCACCCCGAGTGGATCGAGCGGCTCGTCGCCACCTACGAGGACGACGACGCCGTCGCTGCCGGGGGCCGGATGGCCCCCATCTGGGTCGACGGTCCGGTCGACTTCCTGCCGGCGGAGTTCTACTTCCTGATCGGCGCCACCTACCGCGGGTTCGGCGACGGCCGCGACACCCCCGGGGAGGTCCGCAACACCAACGGGTCGAACATCTCCTTCCGGCGGGACGTGTTCCTCGACCTGGGCGGGTTCGACGACGAGATCGGCGGCCGCAAGGGCGACAAGAACCTCCAGGGCGGCGAGACGGAGGTCTGCGCCCGGCTGCAGGCGGAGTACGGCGAGGGCGTCAGCTACGTCCCCGACGCGAAAGTTGGTCACAAGGTGTTCGCCTACCGCACCGAGCCGGCGTGGCTGCTCGACCGGGCGTTCTGGCAGGGCTACTCCAAGCGCGGCATGCAGCAGTTCGTCCCCGGTTCGGCCGAAGAGGAGGGCGACTTCCTCGGAAAGATCCTCGGCGAGTACGTTCCGGGGCGGCTCGCCGGGCTGCTCCGCGACCCCGACGCCACCGCCGCGAAACAGCTCGTCTGGCTCCTCGTCCTGACCGGCGTCGTCGGCCTCGGCTACCTCTACGGGGTCGTCAAGTGGCGGTGAGCTGCGGGTGAGGACGACCGACGAGCGGGACGACCGGCGGTGGGGATGAGTAGCGTTAAGCGACTGCCGGAGCCACCCCATCGGTAATGGCGGACCTGCCCGATGTGTGCGTCGTCACGCACCCGCTGGCGGCGGCCGGCGAGAACGCCACGCGGAGCCTGCTGGACATCCTCTCGGCGGTGACCGGCGTCGCGCTCGTCACCGCTGACCTGCCCGCCGACTCGGAGATCCGCGACCGCCACGAACTCGTCGAACTCACGCGGAAGGGCGCCG
The window above is part of the Halosimplex rubrum genome. Proteins encoded here:
- the aglG gene encoding glucosyl-dolichyl phosphate glucuronosyltransferase; this encodes MRVSVVLCEHTMDRYDAVTEAARSVLDQTYDDVELVFVSDGNPEVYERFEADFGDREDVVTRCNDGNRGLLVSRNNGAEAASGDVVAFLDDDAVAHPEWIERLVATYEDDDAVAAGGRMAPIWVDGPVDFLPAEFYFLIGATYRGFGDGRDTPGEVRNTNGSNISFRRDVFLDLGGFDDEIGGRKGDKNLQGGETEVCARLQAEYGEGVSYVPDAKVGHKVFAYRTEPAWLLDRAFWQGYSKRGMQQFVPGSAEEEGDFLGKILGEYVPGRLAGLLRDPDATAAKQLVWLLVLTGVVGLGYLYGVVKWR